The following coding sequences are from one Cenarchaeum symbiosum A window:
- a CDS encoding shikimate 5-dehydrogenase (COG0169), translating into MIGDPINHSLSPTLHNAAFMELGMDCTYIAYRIPRGELEEGIGSLKDTGVEGFNVTIPHKVAVMKYMDRLDETCSMAGAANTVSIKDGVLKGYNTDMGGFLDPIKKRGIGIEGTEALVLGAGGAARAVTVALAGEGARRITIANRTQQGAREIALLARRLGADAVPADLEDVGRLARRSKFIVNCTPVGMGGEPSLVPEESIQDTSVVYDIVYMPLETDMIKKAKARNAVYIRGFEMLLGQACRAFEIWHEVEAPYKAMKQMMVGDLA; encoded by the coding sequence GTGATAGGGGACCCCATCAACCATTCACTTTCGCCGACCCTGCACAATGCTGCCTTTATGGAGCTGGGAATGGACTGTACGTATATCGCGTACAGGATACCGCGGGGGGAGCTCGAAGAGGGGATAGGCTCGCTCAAGGATACCGGGGTGGAGGGATTCAACGTGACCATCCCGCACAAGGTGGCTGTAATGAAGTACATGGACAGGCTTGATGAGACGTGCAGCATGGCGGGCGCGGCAAATACTGTATCGATAAAGGACGGCGTGCTCAAGGGGTACAACACCGACATGGGCGGGTTTTTGGACCCGATAAAAAAAAGGGGCATAGGAATAGAGGGGACAGAAGCGTTAGTCCTTGGCGCGGGAGGGGCGGCCCGGGCAGTTACTGTAGCACTAGCTGGCGAGGGCGCAAGGAGGATTACCATAGCCAACAGGACTCAACAGGGCGCAAGGGAGATAGCGCTGCTTGCCAGAAGATTGGGGGCCGATGCCGTGCCGGCGGATCTTGAGGATGTGGGGAGGCTTGCCCGCAGGTCCAAGTTTATTGTAAATTGTACTCCGGTGGGGATGGGGGGCGAGCCGTCCCTTGTGCCGGAGGAGTCGATACAGGATACATCTGTAGTGTACGATATAGTGTACATGCCGCTCGAAACTGACATGATAAAAAAGGCAAAGGCCCGGAATGCCGTGTACATACGGGGCTTTGAGATGCTGCTGGGGCAGGCGTGCCGGGCCTTTGAGATATGGCATGAAGTGGAGGCGCCCTACAAGGCCATGAAGCAGATGATGGTGGGCGATCTGGCATGA
- a CDS encoding prephenate dehydrogenase (COG0287), whose product MAVIGAGGRMGSWFAKFFADAGYEVTGYDSENKVTGRAVIKSESLVGCVLKADYVLLCTPTRRTPEIIRLIAKEMRRGAYMIEISSQKSKTVSALSRMPPKINPICVHPMFGPGTRRIANRNMISIPVRDAKKELTVAKELFPGASFVTIDAAEHDKRMAVILGLTHLVNLVFASVISRDDKSALTERMSGTTFRAQKIISESILTESPELIETVISNPEIRRYAEEFWKDIGRLLTAIQEAKTEEITEYIRACHDRLTEHSDLDDSYKRLYTMVNALDRK is encoded by the coding sequence ATGGCCGTGATCGGGGCCGGAGGCAGGATGGGCAGCTGGTTTGCAAAGTTCTTTGCAGACGCCGGCTATGAGGTGACTGGATATGATTCAGAGAACAAGGTGACTGGACGCGCCGTCATAAAGTCAGAATCGCTTGTGGGATGCGTCCTCAAGGCAGACTATGTCCTGTTATGCACACCGACCCGCCGCACGCCTGAGATAATCCGCCTTATAGCAAAGGAGATGCGGCGCGGCGCCTACATGATAGAGATATCGTCGCAAAAGTCAAAGACTGTATCCGCGCTGTCCAGGATGCCCCCAAAGATAAACCCCATATGCGTGCACCCGATGTTCGGGCCCGGCACGCGCCGGATAGCCAACAGGAACATGATATCGATACCTGTCCGGGACGCCAAAAAGGAGCTTACTGTCGCAAAAGAACTCTTCCCCGGGGCGAGCTTTGTCACTATCGATGCCGCCGAGCACGACAAGAGGATGGCCGTGATACTAGGGCTCACACACCTGGTAAACCTGGTCTTTGCAAGCGTGATATCACGTGACGACAAGTCCGCTTTGACAGAGAGGATGTCGGGGACCACATTCAGGGCGCAAAAGATAATCTCAGAGAGCATATTGACAGAATCTCCGGAGCTTATAGAGACCGTAATATCCAACCCGGAGATACGCCGGTATGCTGAAGAGTTCTGGAAGGACATTGGTAGATTGCTCACCGCCATCCAGGAGGCCAAGACAGAAGAGATCACCGAGTATATCCGGGCCTGCCATGACAGGCTCACAGAGCACTCTGATCTTGATGATTCGTACAAGCGGCTCTATACCATGGTAAACGCGCTAGACCGCAAATAG
- a CDS encoding Rad3-related DNA helicase (COG1199): protein MLKSFPGELVPRPIQKEILSEIDSVLGSGYTKIVLCAPTGSGKSPIAVALAAKFESSFVVTATKSLQDQYSRDFPMLKPVKGKDNFACPKLMEEDKFDMGDYPGAIRAGLTCNKGECIEKRVENGKEVERTCRFKPAIADYEKGPSGTVCPYYGQKYAALLAPHSIWNYASYFQMMKYTRKAYESYLDRKVAVFDEAHRIEDQIINFVGITIRASQVEECGLILGDYELGEIEGVTSLLDDLAGSYAKAIQEVQEHESRRPNPDYSKLVPLENKYERAARAKISVYSDGENFVVNDPQMSQGEFSSITLTPLDISGYVEDLCLSPYQVFMSATISRDPFCETTGIDPDKVAFVDVEHSPFSMESRRIEFMDIARLNYSSPPSDEQKVIKAIDGIMKDLHPGERGLILTSSIKRCYDILAGLSPSSKARVRLCHSTNEGGRTQDQVLAEHADTPGSVLLSASLWEGVDLKDDRSRFQIIAKAPYPGLGDKRTKIKQKKYPLWYSSQALTKLLQGFGRSIRNEDDRAVTYVLDSGVKDLIRRARRMVPKSYHDVLKFEHFS from the coding sequence ATGCTCAAGTCATTCCCGGGCGAGCTTGTTCCCCGGCCCATACAAAAAGAGATACTCTCCGAGATAGACTCTGTGCTGGGATCCGGGTATACCAAGATAGTATTATGCGCGCCCACCGGCTCCGGCAAGTCGCCCATTGCCGTGGCCCTTGCAGCAAAGTTTGAGAGCTCGTTTGTTGTAACGGCCACAAAGTCGCTCCAGGACCAGTACTCGCGCGACTTTCCAATGCTAAAGCCGGTCAAGGGAAAGGACAACTTTGCATGCCCCAAATTGATGGAAGAGGACAAGTTCGACATGGGGGACTATCCAGGGGCCATCCGAGCGGGGCTTACATGCAACAAGGGAGAATGCATAGAAAAGAGGGTAGAGAACGGCAAGGAGGTCGAGAGGACCTGCAGGTTCAAGCCCGCCATAGCCGACTATGAAAAGGGGCCGTCGGGGACCGTCTGCCCGTATTACGGGCAAAAGTATGCAGCCCTTTTGGCCCCGCATTCAATATGGAACTATGCGTCGTACTTTCAGATGATGAAGTATACAAGAAAGGCCTACGAATCATACCTGGACAGGAAGGTAGCCGTATTCGACGAGGCGCACCGCATAGAGGACCAGATAATCAACTTTGTGGGCATTACAATAAGGGCATCCCAGGTGGAGGAGTGCGGGCTTATCCTGGGCGACTATGAGCTGGGCGAGATAGAGGGGGTGACATCCCTGCTCGACGACCTGGCTGGAAGCTATGCAAAGGCCATACAGGAGGTCCAAGAGCACGAATCCCGCCGGCCCAACCCCGACTATTCCAAGCTTGTTCCTTTAGAGAACAAGTACGAGAGGGCCGCGCGTGCAAAGATATCGGTGTATTCAGACGGCGAGAACTTTGTAGTAAACGACCCGCAGATGTCCCAGGGCGAGTTCAGCTCCATAACGCTCACCCCCCTGGACATATCCGGGTATGTCGAGGACCTCTGCCTGTCCCCCTACCAGGTGTTCATGTCGGCTACTATAAGCAGGGATCCGTTCTGCGAGACTACAGGCATTGACCCGGACAAGGTTGCGTTTGTGGATGTCGAGCACTCGCCGTTTAGTATGGAGAGCCGCAGGATAGAGTTCATGGACATAGCCAGGCTCAACTACAGCTCTCCCCCCAGTGACGAGCAGAAGGTGATCAAGGCCATAGACGGGATAATGAAGGATCTGCATCCCGGGGAGAGGGGCCTCATACTGACATCGTCGATAAAGCGGTGCTATGACATACTGGCAGGGCTCTCCCCGTCAAGCAAGGCAAGGGTAAGATTGTGTCACTCGACAAACGAGGGCGGCCGCACCCAGGATCAAGTGTTGGCAGAGCATGCGGATACTCCCGGCAGCGTGCTGCTGTCCGCGTCTTTGTGGGAGGGAGTAGACCTCAAGGATGACAGGTCAAGGTTCCAGATAATAGCAAAGGCGCCGTACCCGGGCCTCGGCGACAAGAGGACCAAGATAAAGCAGAAGAAATACCCCCTGTGGTACAGCTCGCAGGCGCTGACAAAGCTGCTGCAGGGCTTTGGGAGGTCGATACGCAACGAGGATGACCGCGCTGTGACGTATGTCCTGGATTCGGGTGTAAAAGATCTGATACGCAGGGCCAGGCGGATGGTGCCCAAGTCGTACCATGATGTGTTGAAGTTTGAGCACTTTTCGTAA
- a CDS encoding chorismate synthase (COG0082): MPGSSIGERLVLTSFGESHGRCVGAVLDGCPAGLELSERDIQYMLDQRRPGQSSITTQRKEADRVEIISGVFRGHTTGAPIATVIWNTDQKSEAYDELEHVPRPGHSDYPAMIKYGKFNDHRGGGRFSGRLTATHVMGGAIARKLLEKALKVRTISYVTSIGKVSVQVKPPKTSKPVYSNDVRCPDAAAAARMRKAIVSAKTGGDSLGGIIESVTTGLPVGLGEPVFGSLESDLSRAIYSIPSVKGVEFGSGFAGAASTGSENNDPFRIKSGKITTITNNSGGILGGLSIGTPITMRVAFKPVSSIPQKQSTVDTKANKPAVLRVKGRHDPCVVPRAPPVVDALVSLVIADHAIQGGFIRGVL; this comes from the coding sequence ATGCCAGGCAGTTCGATAGGTGAGAGGCTGGTGCTGACAAGCTTTGGCGAGAGCCACGGCCGGTGCGTCGGCGCAGTGCTTGACGGCTGTCCAGCAGGCCTCGAGCTCTCCGAGCGGGACATCCAGTACATGCTCGACCAGAGGAGGCCGGGTCAGTCGAGCATCACCACCCAGAGAAAAGAGGCCGACCGTGTAGAGATAATCTCGGGCGTATTCCGGGGGCATACAACGGGCGCCCCGATAGCCACTGTAATATGGAATACAGACCAAAAGTCAGAAGCCTACGACGAGCTCGAGCATGTCCCGCGGCCAGGGCACTCGGACTATCCTGCGATGATAAAGTATGGCAAGTTCAACGACCACCGAGGGGGAGGGCGCTTTTCTGGCAGGCTCACAGCCACCCATGTAATGGGCGGAGCCATAGCAAGAAAGCTGCTCGAAAAGGCCCTGAAAGTGAGGACCATATCGTACGTTACCAGCATAGGAAAGGTCTCTGTCCAGGTCAAGCCCCCAAAGACATCAAAGCCGGTATACTCTAACGATGTAAGGTGCCCGGATGCTGCAGCTGCCGCCAGGATGAGAAAGGCCATAGTATCTGCAAAGACTGGGGGCGATTCTCTTGGCGGCATAATCGAATCGGTAACGACCGGCCTGCCAGTAGGCCTCGGCGAGCCGGTCTTTGGCTCTCTGGAATCCGACCTGAGCAGGGCCATCTATTCGATACCGTCGGTAAAAGGTGTAGAGTTTGGCTCTGGTTTTGCAGGTGCGGCCAGCACGGGATCAGAGAACAACGATCCATTCAGGATAAAATCCGGCAAGATAACCACTATCACCAATAATTCCGGGGGGATACTCGGGGGCCTATCAATAGGAACGCCCATAACAATGAGGGTGGCCTTCAAGCCGGTCTCATCGATACCGCAAAAACAGTCAACTGTAGATACAAAGGCAAACAAGCCTGCCGTGCTGCGCGTAAAGGGAAGGCATGACCCGTGTGTCGTACCGCGCGCCCCCCCGGTGGTGGACGCGCTAGTCAGCCTTGTAATAGCCGACCATGCAATCCAGGGCGGGTTCATACGGGGCGTTCTATGA
- a CDS encoding aspartate/tyrosine/aromatic aminotransferase (COG0436), whose amino-acid sequence MPDIEDLRNRMDDVTLLMERLLKERIEISRKIGRMKMDAGLDVTDGRREAALRTKVAEFCDLEGLDTAAAARLLAFLLEESVHLQAEDRPSHLSIFLKAKKLEEQGRRIIHMEVGDPDFGPPKGVEHALAEACRMGQTGYGPPAGEPVLRAALAHHARRFGPVPGPENVIVSPGARFAIFSAMSHLLGPGDGVIVVGPAWPAYSACADHVGAKVSVVDTRMEDNWDPKIAEIEAAMDRSAKMMVINYPNNPTGRVPPKGTMDGIMGLARERGLYVLSDEIYSSYSTPEWASVLEYGYERAIAVQSFSKSHAMTGFRVGYAVADPGVIRGMARIHALCLTSVPGPIQHAALRALDYDVSEWPGTVRKRLEMMSDEAESMGLEFVRPDGAMYLFVKTGTDGSALADTLLEQGLAVAPGEGFGKYKDFIRLSACADEGRLAEGMRILRGALG is encoded by the coding sequence ATGCCGGATATAGAGGATCTCCGGAACAGAATGGACGATGTGACATTACTGATGGAGCGGCTCCTCAAGGAGCGAATAGAGATATCAAGAAAGATAGGCAGGATGAAGATGGATGCCGGCCTGGATGTTACAGACGGGCGCCGCGAGGCCGCCCTGCGTACCAAGGTGGCAGAGTTCTGCGATTTGGAAGGCCTTGATACGGCTGCAGCCGCAAGGCTCCTGGCGTTCCTGCTTGAAGAATCCGTGCATCTACAGGCAGAAGACAGGCCGTCGCATCTCTCGATATTTCTAAAGGCCAAAAAACTCGAGGAACAGGGCAGGCGCATAATACACATGGAGGTAGGCGATCCCGACTTTGGGCCGCCCAAGGGGGTGGAGCATGCGCTAGCAGAGGCCTGCAGGATGGGCCAGACGGGATATGGCCCCCCGGCGGGCGAGCCTGTTCTGCGTGCAGCTCTTGCGCACCATGCCAGGCGCTTTGGCCCCGTGCCGGGCCCAGAGAACGTCATAGTGTCCCCGGGTGCGCGCTTTGCCATATTTTCCGCCATGTCCCATCTATTGGGCCCCGGAGACGGTGTGATAGTGGTGGGCCCTGCATGGCCTGCATATTCCGCATGCGCCGATCACGTAGGCGCCAAGGTGAGTGTAGTCGATACCCGCATGGAGGATAACTGGGATCCGAAAATAGCCGAGATCGAGGCCGCGATGGATCGCTCGGCCAAGATGATGGTCATCAACTATCCGAACAATCCAACAGGCAGGGTCCCGCCAAAGGGCACAATGGATGGTATAATGGGGCTGGCCCGGGAGCGCGGCCTGTATGTGCTATCCGACGAGATATACTCGTCATATTCGACCCCTGAATGGGCCAGCGTCCTAGAATATGGGTACGAGCGGGCCATAGCGGTCCAGTCGTTCTCCAAGTCGCACGCGATGACCGGCTTCCGGGTGGGGTATGCAGTGGCCGACCCAGGGGTGATACGGGGCATGGCCCGGATTCATGCGCTCTGCCTTACGAGCGTGCCGGGGCCCATCCAGCATGCGGCCCTGCGGGCCCTCGACTATGACGTCTCTGAGTGGCCCGGGACGGTCAGAAAAAGGCTGGAGATGATGTCAGATGAGGCGGAATCCATGGGCCTCGAGTTTGTCAGGCCCGACGGGGCGATGTACCTGTTCGTAAAGACGGGAACAGACGGGTCCGCCCTTGCCGATACTCTTTTAGAGCAGGGGCTGGCAGTAGCGCCGGGTGAAGGTTTTGGCAAATACAAGGATTTCATACGGCTGTCGGCGTGCGCCGACGAGGGGAGGCTCGCAGAGGGCATGAGGATACTTCGCGGGGCGCTGGGTTGA
- a CDS encoding archaeal shikimate kinase (COG1685): protein MRVRAEVHGAISIVNGIAAGKGATLGIGLRVIAEAEAVPGRGIVIESPGRRLSSRLITKTIERSVPRRELDRNKLRISLDSEIPTGYGLKSSSAISTSVALACMGLFGKPEDSKVLMAGVRASIETKVSITGAYDDACACYYGGFAVTDNYKKRLVRSEKAPSDLGILIFIPRGKRRGKPLKLRPIKGAFEAAWSMAKRADYWGAMLVNGLAAAPILGPDPELLVRLMERGALGASVSGNGPAVAAVVRKGQMGAVRKVFSDEGRIITSSVNNRKADVREL from the coding sequence ATGAGGGTCCGCGCGGAGGTGCACGGGGCCATATCGATAGTAAACGGGATAGCGGCAGGAAAAGGCGCTACACTCGGGATAGGCCTCCGTGTTATAGCGGAGGCTGAAGCTGTACCCGGAAGGGGAATAGTGATAGAGTCCCCGGGCAGAAGATTAAGTTCGAGACTGATAACTAAAACGATAGAAAGGTCGGTCCCCCGCAGGGAGCTCGACAGGAACAAGCTGCGCATATCGCTTGATTCTGAGATACCTACAGGGTATGGCCTGAAGAGCTCTAGCGCGATATCGACATCAGTGGCGCTCGCTTGCATGGGGCTTTTTGGGAAACCTGAGGATTCAAAGGTGCTGATGGCAGGAGTCCGGGCGTCGATAGAGACCAAGGTGAGCATTACTGGCGCGTACGATGATGCGTGCGCCTGTTATTACGGGGGGTTTGCTGTCACGGACAACTACAAGAAGAGGCTGGTCCGCTCGGAGAAGGCGCCAAGCGACCTTGGGATACTGATATTCATACCGAGGGGCAAGCGGCGCGGCAAGCCGCTGAAGCTGCGCCCGATAAAGGGCGCCTTTGAGGCCGCATGGTCGATGGCAAAAAGGGCCGACTACTGGGGGGCGATGCTGGTAAACGGGCTGGCTGCCGCGCCGATACTGGGGCCGGATCCTGAGCTTTTGGTGAGGTTGATGGAGCGGGGTGCGCTTGGGGCATCTGTATCTGGGAACGGGCCCGCAGTGGCCGCGGTGGTTAGAAAGGGCCAGATGGGGGCTGTAAGAAAGGTATTCTCAGATGAAGGGCGCATAATAACGTCTAGTGTAAACAACAGGAAGGCCGATGTCCGAGAGCTGTAA
- a CDS encoding HD-superfamily hydrolase (COG3481) — protein sequence MKAQYVKKLEEGQTVNDYFAILTKEAPRKYSSKAGVWFAFDVADKTGPIRVKYWGVDKDTTEELYGTLKAGDVVTISGGTVKMDKFDRGLAIHLSEGACQVAKTAEYEEDELVAAGEKDVAGMVTKLWEEIAGIKDDDIRRFLESLFKDKELLKKYSECPASRRNHHNYKGGLLEHVLSMSAMSRTIAAQYSPELDVDLMVAGCILHDIGKIYSYDVKPFIEHTTDGRLLGHIPIGAEMISGRMNELGDFPPGLKTKLIHMILSHHGSLMAGSPVEPKFPEAAALHKIDDCDAFVKNQVQMRRSVGEMDDEWARPGGRGREMYLK from the coding sequence ATGAAGGCCCAGTACGTCAAAAAGCTCGAGGAGGGGCAGACCGTCAACGACTATTTTGCCATACTGACAAAGGAGGCCCCCAGAAAGTACTCTAGCAAGGCGGGGGTGTGGTTTGCATTTGATGTGGCCGACAAGACCGGGCCCATACGCGTCAAATACTGGGGCGTGGACAAAGACACCACCGAAGAGCTGTACGGGACCCTCAAGGCAGGCGACGTGGTCACCATATCCGGGGGAACGGTAAAGATGGACAAGTTCGACCGCGGGCTGGCCATACACCTCAGCGAGGGCGCCTGCCAGGTGGCCAAGACCGCCGAATATGAAGAAGACGAGCTGGTGGCCGCCGGCGAAAAGGACGTGGCCGGGATGGTCACAAAACTCTGGGAGGAGATAGCAGGCATAAAGGATGATGACATACGCAGGTTTCTAGAATCGCTCTTCAAGGATAAAGAGCTGTTAAAAAAATACTCTGAATGCCCCGCGTCTAGAAGGAACCACCACAACTACAAGGGCGGCCTGCTGGAACATGTATTGAGCATGTCCGCCATGTCAAGGACGATAGCCGCCCAGTACTCGCCGGAGCTTGATGTCGACTTGATGGTGGCCGGCTGCATACTCCACGACATAGGCAAGATCTATTCATACGATGTAAAGCCGTTCATCGAGCATACCACCGATGGCAGGCTGCTCGGGCACATACCCATCGGGGCCGAGATGATATCGGGCAGGATGAACGAGCTCGGAGACTTTCCGCCGGGGCTCAAGACCAAGCTTATCCACATGATCCTGAGCCACCACGGATCCCTCATGGCCGGATCGCCAGTCGAGCCAAAGTTTCCAGAGGCTGCCGCCCTGCACAAGATAGACGACTGCGACGCATTCGTAAAAAACCAGGTTCAGATGAGAAGGTCGGTAGGCGAGATGGACGACGAGTGGGCGCGGCCCGGGGGGAGGGGCCGCGAGATGTACCTCAAGTAA
- a CDS encoding 5-enolpyruvylshikimate-3-phosphate synthase (COG0128) has product MGKSELRGTVSCPPSKSYTHRMVFLASLSEGTSRIKNILHSEDAEATMRACRGFGADITEDGSDLVIRGNPEVKPADIDVANSGTTIRIAAAVAALAGGRSNMTGDSSIQKRPMGPLLEALEAIGARCVSEEGSPPLSVEGPIQGGAASIRGDVSSQFISALLMAAPLTPMGVELSITGEPVSRPYIGATISAMAKFGVQVVAAADHKKYGVRPGGYKGTEVVVPPDYSTLSLLLAASVLTGDGLEIEAENSDLPQGDKAFLGILEQLGVTLRPGKRIATSSPPRLNGGTFDLGDTPDLLPPLSILALKCDRMEIVNVGHARLKETDRIGILCRELGKLGLDIEERKDGMLIRTGGGLHGAELDPEGDHRLFMAFCIAGMHLGDCVIRDTDSVAVSYPGFVQDMKSVGAVIKPD; this is encoded by the coding sequence GTGGGCAAGTCCGAGTTACGCGGGACTGTATCATGCCCGCCAAGCAAGAGCTATACGCACAGGATGGTGTTTCTTGCTTCTTTATCCGAGGGGACAAGCAGGATAAAAAATATCCTGCACTCTGAGGATGCAGAGGCTACAATGCGGGCCTGCAGGGGATTTGGCGCCGATATAACGGAGGATGGTAGCGACCTTGTTATACGGGGAAACCCGGAGGTAAAACCTGCCGATATAGACGTGGCAAACTCGGGGACTACGATAAGGATTGCCGCGGCAGTTGCAGCACTTGCCGGCGGACGCTCTAACATGACGGGTGATTCGAGCATACAGAAAAGGCCGATGGGTCCTTTGCTGGAGGCGCTTGAAGCTATAGGCGCCCGGTGTGTATCCGAGGAGGGGAGTCCGCCATTATCGGTAGAGGGCCCCATCCAGGGCGGGGCCGCCTCGATAAGGGGGGATGTATCGAGCCAGTTCATATCGGCTTTGCTGATGGCTGCCCCGCTGACCCCCATGGGCGTGGAGCTGTCCATAACGGGCGAGCCCGTGTCTAGGCCGTATATCGGTGCCACCATATCCGCAATGGCAAAGTTCGGTGTACAGGTGGTTGCCGCGGCCGACCACAAAAAGTACGGGGTGCGGCCTGGCGGATACAAGGGCACAGAGGTTGTTGTTCCTCCGGATTATTCGACTCTTTCACTATTGCTTGCGGCATCCGTGCTTACCGGGGATGGGCTGGAGATAGAGGCAGAAAATTCCGACCTGCCCCAGGGGGACAAGGCATTTTTGGGCATCCTTGAACAGCTGGGAGTCACCTTGAGGCCGGGAAAGAGGATTGCCACCAGCTCCCCGCCGCGGCTAAACGGGGGAACATTTGACCTTGGGGATACGCCGGACCTTTTACCTCCTCTGTCCATACTGGCGCTAAAGTGCGATAGAATGGAGATTGTCAACGTGGGGCATGCCCGGCTCAAAGAGACCGACAGGATAGGCATACTGTGCAGGGAACTTGGCAAGCTGGGTCTGGACATAGAGGAGAGAAAAGATGGGATGCTGATACGGACCGGGGGCGGACTGCACGGTGCGGAGCTTGATCCAGAGGGAGATCACCGGCTGTTCATGGCATTTTGTATAGCGGGGATGCACCTTGGGGACTGTGTTATACGCGATACAGACTCGGTTGCCGTCTCGTACCCTGGTTTCGTACAGGATATGAAAAGCGTCGGAGCCGTAATTAAACCGGATTAA
- a CDS encoding conserved hypothetical protein (COG3586), with translation MFPRLQFLESEYTIDNIRPDSIVYDDNANSFAIIEYKNVRNKGVVDQGMSYYKLIKDRPSDFVLLAQKKKLNINREDVNWDEARIIFIAPEYTIHQRRAASLAMLPIELYRISKYEGGVFGLELLEKKTEGKMSTSVVEEYSTEKFLNGDYDNTGTDEDRKKLFYTIRKIIMERFPDIEFRQRKWYAGFHSTENKSYVCTISTKATSLSVTYSTKANLFAGDPFVESLIDELGKKKGNLGIGSYRSTIKSESDVEKMLFLVSKVYDDNKN, from the coding sequence ATGTTCCCAAGACTTCAATTTCTGGAGAGTGAATACACGATAGACAACATACGCCCAGATTCAATCGTCTATGATGATAATGCAAACTCGTTTGCCATAATAGAGTACAAGAATGTGAGAAACAAGGGAGTCGTAGACCAGGGTATGAGCTATTACAAGCTAATCAAGGACCGGCCGTCAGATTTTGTGCTGCTTGCCCAAAAGAAAAAGCTAAACATAAACAGGGAGGATGTAAACTGGGATGAGGCACGTATAATATTCATAGCCCCAGAATATACCATACATCAAAGACGTGCTGCAAGCCTAGCGATGTTGCCGATCGAGTTATACAGGATATCAAAATATGAGGGAGGTGTGTTTGGACTCGAGTTGCTGGAAAAGAAGACTGAAGGAAAAATGAGCACGAGTGTTGTGGAAGAATACTCTACCGAGAAGTTCTTGAATGGGGATTATGACAATACCGGGACGGACGAGGATAGGAAAAAGTTGTTCTATACAATCAGAAAAATCATAATGGAGAGATTTCCGGACATAGAATTCAGACAGAGAAAATGGTACGCCGGATTCCATTCAACCGAGAATAAATCATACGTATGCACCATATCAACAAAAGCAACAAGCCTATCCGTAACATATTCCACTAAAGCTAACCTATTTGCGGGAGATCCATTTGTGGAGTCTTTAATAGATGAATTAGGGAAGAAAAAAGGTAATCTCGGCATTGGGAGTTACAGATCTACTATAAAATCAGAATCAGATGTAGAAAAAATGCTGTTTCTTGTATCAAAGGTGTACGATGACAATAAAAATTAA
- a CDS encoding translation initiation factor eIF 2B alpha subunit (COG0182), with the protein MRGLWGGISGKIEDGEDPLYRAVTEVYEEAGIGDMILLKSAGGVPIEGEGKKWLVHPFLFGVDDDTVRLNWENDEYKWVGPDLSGLATVPGLQGLLLGLVG; encoded by the coding sequence ATGCGCGGGCTGTGGGGCGGGATAAGCGGAAAAATTGAAGACGGCGAGGATCCATTGTACAGGGCAGTCACAGAAGTGTACGAGGAGGCGGGCATTGGCGATATGATACTGTTGAAGAGCGCGGGTGGTGTTCCGATAGAGGGCGAGGGGAAAAAGTGGCTTGTACACCCGTTTCTATTCGGGGTCGATGATGATACAGTGCGGCTCAACTGGGAAAATGACGAGTACAAATGGGTGGGCCCCGACCTGTCAGGGCTTGCTACCGTCCCTGGCCTGCAGGGGCTTCTCCTGGGGCTTGTCGGCTGA